One window of Brachionichthys hirsutus isolate HB-005 chromosome 21, CSIRO-AGI_Bhir_v1, whole genome shotgun sequence genomic DNA carries:
- the LOC137909943 gene encoding transcription factor Sox-9-A-like, producing the protein MNLLDPYLKMTEEQDKCLSDVPSPSMSEDSAGSPCPSGSGSDTENTRPSENGLLRPDGDFKKDEEDKFPACIRDAVSQVLKGYDWTLVPMPVRVNGSSKNKPHVKRPMNAFMVWAQAARRKLADQYPHLHNAELSKTLGKLWRLLNEGEKRPFVEEAERLRVQHKKDHPDYKYQPRRRKSVKNGQSELEDGGEQTHISPNAIFKALQQADSPASSMGEVHSPSEHSGSQGPPTPPTTPKTDLSTGKMDLKRECGVRSLPDGTGGRQLNIDFRDVDIGELSSDVISHIETFDVNEFDQYLPPNGHPGSASATPVSYTGTYSISSTASVSPQVGGVTAWMAKSQNQQGPQQHTLTTLGSGGGGSDGAQAQHRTQIKTEQLSPTHYSEQQSSPQHVAYSPFNLQHYSPSSSASSSSSSSSSYPAISRAQQYDYSDHQAGSTTAAAYYSHAGAGQGSGLYSTFSYMSNPSQRPMYTPIADNTGVPSIPQSSPQHWEQAPVYTQLTRP; encoded by the exons ATGAATCTTCTCGACCCTTACCTGAAGATGACGGAGGAACAAGACAAGTGCCTCTCAGATGTCCCGAGCCCGAGCATGTCCGAAGACTCCGCGGGCTCTCCATGCCCGTCTGGCTCGGGCTCCGACACCGAGAACACCCGGCCGTCGGAAAACGGGCTGCTCAGACCGGACGGAGACTTCAAGAAGGACGAGGAAGATAAGTTCCCCGCTTGCATCCGCGACGCCGTGTCCCAGGTGCTGAAGGGCTACGACTGGACCCTCGTGCCGATGCCGGTGCGCGTTAACGGATCTTCCAAGAACAAGCCTCACGTTAAGAGACCGATGAACGCTTTCATGGTGTGGGCGCAGGCGGCTCGGAGGAAGCTGGCGGACCAGTACCCACACCTGCATAACGCGGAGCTCAGCAAAACTCTGGGGAAACTGTGGAG ACTCCTCAACGAAGGAGAGAAGCGGCCGTTTGTGGAGGAGGCTGAGCGGCTCCGGGTGCAGCACAAGAAGGATCACCCGGACTACAAATACCAGCCTCGGAGGAGAAAGTCAGTGAAGAACGGACAGAGCGAGTTGGAGGACGGCGGCGAGCAGACGCACATTTCCCCCAATGCCATCTTCAAAGCTCTCCAGCAGGCGGACTCGCCAGCCTCCAGCATGGGAGAGGTGCACTCTCCGAGCGAGCACTCAG GCTCCCAgggcccccccacccctcctacCACCCCAAAGACTGATCTCAGCACAGGCAAGATGGACCTAAAGCGCGAATGTGGCGTCCGTTCTCTGCCTGACGGAACCGGTGGGCGGCAGCTCAACATTGACTTTCGCGACGTGGACATCGGGGAGCTGAGCAGCGATGTCATCTCCCACATTGAGACCTTTGACGTCAATGAGTTTGACCAGTACCTCCCACCCAATGGGCACCCTGGGTCCGCCAGCGCCACCCCAGTCAGCTACACCGGCACCTACAGCATTAGCAGCACTGCCTCGGTCAgcccacaggtaggaggcgtcACAGCCTGGATGGCTAAAAGCCAAAACCAGCAGGGACCGCAGCAGCACACCCTTACAACCTTGGGGAGCGGCGGCGGGGGCTCAGATGGGGCTCAGGCCCAGCACAGGACCCAGATCAAGACGGAGCAGCTGAGCCCGACCCACTACAGCGAGCAGCAGAGCTCCCCTCAACATGTCGCCTACAGCCCCTTCAACCTGCAGCACTacagcccctcctcctccgcctcctcctcctcctcctcctcctcctcctacccgGCCATCTCGAGGGCGCAGCAGTACGACTACTCCGACCACCAGGCGGGCAGCACAACTGCTGCCGCCTACTACAGCCAtgcgggggcggggcagggctCGGGGCTGTATTCGACTTTCAGCTACATGAGCAACCCCAGCCAGAGGCCCATGTACACACCCATAGCTGACAACACAGGGGTGCCCTCCATCCCTCAGAGCAGCCCACAGCACTGGGAGCAGGCTCCGGTTTACACCCAGCTCACCAGACCCTGA